The nucleotide sequence CCGATCTGTTACGCTACCAGTTGTACGATGTAAATCAGATGGTGACTATGGAGCAGGAGTTCAAATTCATACAAACCTATATAGATATGCAAAAGATGCGTATGAAGGAAACGCTAAAGCTGGATTTTTCTTTCGATCCACAACTTAAAAAGCAACAAATACATGCCCTTCTACTATTCCCTCTTATCGAAAATGCCTTTAAATATGTAGGGGGCGATTATTGGATCCGGATTAATGCATATCTGGAGAATGGAAACGCATTGGTTCTGAAAGTTGATAACGCCATTCCGGCAAATGGAAATTCTTTAGGCAATAAGGGTGGAATCGGATTGGAAAATCTGCAGAAGCAACTCGAACTTTTGTACCCTGAAAAACACAAGATAAGCACGAATAAAACTTCCGGCATGTATACTGCGATTCTTGAAATTAAGTTGAATAATCCGGATGAGTACGCCGGCAATAATAAAGTATTAGCATGAAACTAAGGTGTATCATAACCGACGACGAACCTATTGCCCGCAAGGGGCTGCAAAGCTACGTGGAAAAAATTGACTTTCTTGAACTGGTTGGCGTATGTGAGGATGCCATTCAACTAAACAGCATGCTAAAAACCCATCCGGCGGACTTACTTTTTCTGGATATTGAGATGCCATATATGTCTGGAATTGATTTATTAAACAGCCTGAATATCCTACCTAAGGTAATAATTACCAGTGCCTATGCCGAATATGCTATTAAGGGATACGACCTGGAAGTGAGTGATTACCTGCTGAAACCCATCTCTTTCGAACGGTTTCTGAAGGCTGTTAACAAAGTGTACGATCAGGTGACCCCAACTGCTGCTCCGCAAGCACAGGAATATTTTTTTGTAAAAACCACTTTGAAGCTGGAAAAACTATGCTTTAAAGATATTCTGTATATCGAAGGCGTCGAAAACTATGTAGCAATCCAAACAAACGATGGCAGGGTAATAACCCATTCCACCCTACGTACTATCCTGCAAAACCTTCCCTCAAATCGTTTTGTTCAGGTTCATAAATCGTTTATAGTAAATATTGGAACTATCAACTCCATTGAAGGAAACATGCTTGGAATTGGTAAATTTAAGATACCTGTTTCCAGAACTTTCAA is from uncultured Macellibacteroides sp. and encodes:
- a CDS encoding LytTR family DNA-binding domain-containing protein, encoding MKLRCIITDDEPIARKGLQSYVEKIDFLELVGVCEDAIQLNSMLKTHPADLLFLDIEMPYMSGIDLLNSLNILPKVIITSAYAEYAIKGYDLEVSDYLLKPISFERFLKAVNKVYDQVTPTAAPQAQEYFFVKTTLKLEKLCFKDILYIEGVENYVAIQTNDGRVITHSTLRTILQNLPSNRFVQVHKSFIVNIGTINSIEGNMLGIGKFKIPVSRTFKEQALETILKNKLIKES